The following proteins come from a genomic window of Flavobacteriaceae bacterium MAR_2010_188:
- a CDS encoding Glutamate dehydrogenase/leucine dehydrogenase has protein sequence MKELLLAYEEKSPEIVFNWKDPETEAEGWAVINSLRGGAAGGGTRMRKGLDMNEVLSLAKTMEVKFTVSGPKIGGAKSGINFDPNDPRKTGVLERWYKAVAPLLKSYYGTGGDLNVDEIHEVIPITENSGVWHPQEGVFNGHFKPTEADKINRIGQLRHGVIKVIDDLNYTPAIRRKYTVADMITGFGVAEAANQFYDIQGESVVGKRVVVQGFGNVGAAAAFYFSKMGAKVVGIIDIVGGLINEQGFSYDEILNLYLNKHGNNLFAEKLIPFEEINERIWQIKTEVFAPCAASRLITKKQIDELIEGGLEVITSGANVPFADKEIFFGPIMEYTDQKVSLIPDFISNCGMARVFAYFMEKRVEMTDEAIFNDTSETIRRALVNVYDKNPKKIGISETAFEIALSQLI, from the coding sequence ATGAAAGAATTACTTCTTGCGTACGAAGAAAAATCACCCGAAATTGTATTTAATTGGAAAGACCCAGAAACTGAAGCAGAAGGTTGGGCAGTGATTAATTCTTTAAGGGGCGGCGCTGCTGGTGGTGGTACAAGAATGAGGAAAGGTCTTGATATGAATGAGGTTCTCTCATTGGCCAAAACCATGGAAGTTAAATTTACGGTTTCTGGCCCAAAAATAGGAGGTGCTAAATCTGGGATTAACTTCGACCCGAATGACCCTCGTAAAACCGGTGTTTTAGAACGTTGGTATAAAGCTGTTGCACCTTTATTAAAAAGCTATTACGGAACCGGTGGTGATCTTAATGTTGATGAAATCCATGAGGTAATCCCAATTACGGAGAATAGTGGCGTATGGCATCCGCAAGAAGGTGTCTTTAATGGTCACTTTAAACCTACTGAAGCCGACAAAATAAATAGGATTGGCCAACTAAGGCATGGCGTTATAAAGGTCATTGATGACCTTAACTACACTCCAGCCATCAGAAGAAAATATACCGTTGCAGATATGATTACCGGATTTGGTGTTGCTGAAGCAGCCAACCAGTTTTACGATATCCAAGGCGAATCAGTTGTTGGTAAAAGAGTTGTGGTTCAAGGATTTGGAAATGTGGGCGCTGCGGCGGCATTTTATTTTTCAAAAATGGGTGCAAAAGTCGTTGGAATTATTGATATTGTAGGTGGATTGATCAATGAGCAAGGATTTAGCTACGACGAAATATTAAATCTGTATTTAAATAAACATGGCAATAATTTGTTTGCCGAAAAATTGATTCCTTTTGAAGAAATCAACGAGAGAATATGGCAAATAAAGACTGAGGTTTTTGCTCCATGTGCGGCATCTCGATTAATTACAAAAAAGCAGATTGACGAACTGATTGAAGGAGGGCTAGAAGTAATTACCAGTGGCGCCAATGTGCCTTTTGCGGATAAGGAAATTTTCTTTGGCCCCATAATGGAATACACCGACCAAAAAGTGAGCTTAATACCAGATTTTATCTCAAACTGTGGTATGGCACGGGTCTTTGCTTATTTTATGGAGAAGCGAGTAGAAATGACGGACGAAGCAATTTTTAATGATACTTCTGAAACCATTAGAAGAGCGTTAGTAAATGTTTACGACAAGAATCCGAAAAAAATAGGAATTAGTGAAACGGCATTTGAAATTGCCTTAAGTCAATTAATATAA
- a CDS encoding anhydro-N-acetylmuramic acid kinase (manually curated) codes for MTKDTYKILGIMSGTSLDGIDLAYVTLDKHQEVWKYKMHDCKTIGYSDYWYDTLKDLVKFSPSELAHIDKDYTKYLAETVVNFTQENKIDDLDFISSHGHTALHEPEKGITYQIGNLPELANLIKLTVVCDFRVEDVEMGGQGAPLVPIGDLLLFGDYDFCVNLGGFANISTEIKGERIAYDVCPLNIVLNHYTQEVGKPYDDEGKLALTGELNLELLNQLNSIQFYKKGYPKSLGIEWVSANFLPITEAYKLPVKDILRTCIEHFAIQITNQFRNAEDKKALFTGGGVYNTFLMRRIENLSAIKVIKPSSEIIEFKEALVFALLGALKMRNEVNCLSTVTGALRDHSSGKIYRPENSTY; via the coding sequence ATGACGAAAGACACGTATAAAATATTGGGAATCATGTCTGGGACATCTTTAGATGGGATAGATCTTGCCTATGTAACTTTAGATAAACACCAAGAAGTTTGGAAATATAAAATGCATGACTGCAAAACCATCGGGTATTCAGATTATTGGTACGATACTCTTAAAGACTTGGTTAAATTTTCACCATCAGAGCTTGCACATATTGATAAAGATTATACCAAGTATCTAGCTGAAACCGTTGTAAATTTTACCCAAGAAAATAAGATTGATGATTTAGACTTTATTAGCAGTCATGGGCATACCGCACTTCATGAACCCGAAAAGGGAATTACTTATCAAATCGGGAATTTACCTGAGCTGGCGAATCTTATTAAACTGACGGTTGTTTGCGACTTTAGGGTTGAAGATGTAGAAATGGGAGGGCAAGGTGCACCATTGGTACCTATTGGTGATTTGCTCTTATTTGGTGACTATGATTTTTGCGTAAATTTAGGTGGATTTGCAAATATTTCAACTGAAATTAAAGGTGAACGAATTGCTTATGATGTATGTCCTTTAAATATTGTCCTGAACCATTATACTCAAGAAGTTGGTAAACCATATGATGATGAAGGCAAACTAGCTTTAACAGGAGAATTAAATCTTGAGCTGTTAAATCAATTAAATTCAATTCAATTTTATAAGAAAGGGTATCCAAAGTCTCTAGGAATAGAATGGGTGAGTGCAAATTTTCTCCCGATTACAGAAGCTTACAAACTACCCGTTAAGGATATATTGAGAACGTGTATAGAACATTTTGCTATACAAATCACTAATCAATTTAGGAACGCTGAAGATAAAAAAGCATTATTTACAGGTGGTGGGGTTTACAATACTTTTTTGATGAGACGCATCGAGAATTTATCGGCTATAAAAGTTATTAAACCTTCATCAGAAATCATAGAATTTAAGGAAGCCTTGGTTTTTGCGCTTCTTGGTGCGCTTAAGATGAGAAACGAAGTTAATTGTTTAAGTACTGTTACTGGAGCTTTACGGGATCATTCAAGCGGTAAGATATATCGACCAGAAAATAGTACATATTAA
- a CDS encoding Acyl-CoA dehydrogenase: MDFSLSEEQKMVRDAARDFAVNELLPGVIERDEKQHFPDELVQKMADLGFMGAMVDPKYGGSGLDAVSYVLIMEELSKIDASASVIVSVNNSLVCYGIEAHGTEEQKQKYLTKLASGEYIGAFCLSEPEAGSDATSQRTTAIDKGDHYLLNGTKNWITNGGRAHVYLVMAQTDKELAYKGINAFIVEKGMDGFDIGPKENKLGIRGSDTHTLQFNDVKVPKENRLGDDGFGFKFAMKTLSGGRIGIAAQALGIASGAFDLSLKYSLERKAFGKEIFHHQAISFKLAEMATDIEAARNLVMKAAWLKENGEDYDAASSMAKLFASKVAMEHTVEAVQILGGNGFVKEYHVERLMRDAKITQIYEGTSEIQKLVIARSMIK; encoded by the coding sequence ATGGATTTTAGCCTTTCCGAAGAGCAAAAAATGGTTCGCGACGCAGCTCGGGATTTTGCGGTAAATGAATTGTTACCAGGAGTTATTGAGCGAGATGAGAAACAGCATTTCCCAGATGAATTGGTCCAGAAAATGGCAGATTTAGGATTTATGGGCGCGATGGTTGATCCAAAGTATGGCGGAAGCGGACTCGATGCAGTTTCATATGTTTTGATTATGGAAGAATTGTCTAAAATTGATGCTTCTGCCTCAGTTATTGTATCGGTAAATAATTCTCTAGTCTGCTATGGAATTGAAGCTCACGGTACTGAAGAGCAAAAGCAGAAATATTTGACCAAACTTGCGAGTGGTGAATATATCGGTGCTTTTTGTCTAAGTGAACCTGAAGCTGGTAGCGACGCGACATCACAACGCACCACCGCCATCGATAAAGGTGACCATTATCTTCTTAATGGTACAAAAAACTGGATTACAAATGGGGGACGTGCACATGTCTATTTGGTCATGGCGCAGACAGATAAAGAATTAGCCTATAAAGGAATTAATGCTTTTATAGTTGAAAAAGGTATGGATGGCTTTGATATTGGTCCAAAAGAAAATAAATTAGGAATTAGAGGAAGCGATACCCACACTTTACAGTTTAATGATGTGAAAGTTCCTAAAGAAAATAGACTTGGGGACGATGGCTTTGGATTTAAGTTTGCGATGAAGACACTCTCAGGGGGTAGAATAGGAATTGCTGCCCAAGCGCTTGGCATTGCCTCTGGAGCTTTTGATCTTTCTTTAAAATATTCTTTAGAAAGAAAAGCGTTTGGAAAAGAGATTTTTCATCATCAGGCAATATCATTTAAACTAGCTGAAATGGCGACGGACATAGAAGCAGCAAGGAATCTTGTGATGAAAGCAGCTTGGTTAAAGGAAAATGGAGAAGACTATGATGCTGCAAGTTCTATGGCAAAGCTTTTCGCGTCTAAAGTGGCAATGGAGCATACAGTTGAAGCGGTACAGATACTTGGCGGAAATGGATTTGTAAAAGAATATCATGTAGAAAGGTTAATGCGTGACGCAAAAATCACTCAAATTTATGAAGGAACTTCAGAAATACAAAAGTTGGTAATTGCAAGATCAATGATTAAGTAG
- a CDS encoding Putative porin, giving the protein MMHKNLFFILFIITCISQGNAQDINERPVKQRSQQGLDSITQRGTTDRGKILKEKADIKDYLIIDHKNDTTYVDTTLTIQKYYRYNYLRKDNFNLLAFSNIGQTYNNLSVDFSSNHSSIPKFGAQARHFNYLEIEDINYYHVPTPLTELLYKSAFEQGQLLDAIFTINTSRQFNMAIGYKGLRSLGKYQNILSSTGNFRVMSNYHGKNNRYKARGHIVTQDLLNNENGGITDEDVENFRSGDNEFLDRSVFDPYFQDAENILVGKRFHLEQEYSLIKQNDSLQNGFLDIGNVISFEDKYYRYKQTAARPEYFGQAFGTTIRDKVTLEDFKVRGYARFNLKYFGTVQANLDYQNINYGYNTVVNLNGTQIPNRIKDDFFKIGGTYNNRLGKVYLNGEFSINLTDNLKGYFVNAVGGFDFNEENKIQFGASVNNSRPNYNYILYQSDYANYNWYNPQFENQFSKAAYVEFNLKNIADIKADVTSISNYTYFTKNENTNVKPLQYNDDINYVRLKAGREFRFGNFGLDNTIMYQNVLSGSEVINVPEIITRNTLYYQNHLFKRALFLQTGVSFNYFTEYNMNGYDSLLAEFYVQNDEKLGNFPRLDFFVNAKIRQTRIFLIAEHFNSSFTGYNFFSAPNYPYRDFSLRFGIVWDFFL; this is encoded by the coding sequence ATGATGCATAAAAACCTGTTTTTTATATTATTTATTATTACCTGCATCTCTCAGGGTAATGCACAAGATATAAATGAGCGCCCAGTTAAGCAAAGGTCCCAACAAGGTTTAGACTCTATAACCCAGAGAGGAACTACCGACCGAGGAAAGATTTTAAAGGAGAAGGCAGATATTAAAGATTACTTGATCATAGACCATAAGAACGACACAACTTATGTGGATACAACTCTCACCATTCAGAAGTATTATAGGTATAACTACCTAAGAAAGGACAATTTTAACTTATTGGCTTTTTCTAACATAGGCCAGACCTATAACAATCTTTCTGTAGATTTCTCTTCAAACCATAGTTCTATTCCAAAATTTGGAGCTCAGGCTAGGCATTTCAATTATTTAGAAATAGAGGATATCAATTACTACCATGTTCCAACACCATTAACAGAACTCCTCTATAAATCAGCATTTGAACAAGGCCAGCTGCTTGATGCCATTTTCACGATAAACACCTCGCGCCAATTTAATATGGCTATTGGGTATAAAGGGTTGAGGTCACTTGGGAAATATCAGAATATTTTGAGCAGTACCGGTAATTTCCGCGTTATGTCCAACTATCATGGTAAAAATAATCGGTATAAGGCGAGGGGGCATATCGTTACTCAAGATTTGCTCAATAACGAAAATGGTGGTATTACAGATGAAGATGTAGAGAATTTTAGGTCAGGCGACAATGAGTTCCTAGACCGGTCTGTCTTCGACCCATACTTTCAGGACGCAGAAAACATTCTGGTTGGTAAGAGATTTCATTTAGAGCAAGAATATAGTTTAATAAAACAGAACGACTCTTTACAAAATGGTTTTTTGGATATTGGAAATGTCATTTCTTTTGAAGATAAATATTATAGGTACAAACAGACTGCGGCAAGGCCAGAGTATTTTGGTCAAGCTTTTGGAACCACCATTCGGGATAAGGTGACATTGGAAGATTTTAAGGTTCGAGGATATGCTAGATTTAATTTGAAATATTTCGGGACCGTCCAGGCCAATCTAGATTACCAGAACATTAATTATGGTTACAATACGGTGGTTAATCTAAATGGAACCCAAATTCCGAATAGAATAAAAGATGATTTTTTTAAGATTGGTGGTACCTATAATAATAGATTGGGCAAAGTTTATCTTAATGGTGAATTTTCCATTAACCTAACCGATAATCTAAAAGGCTATTTTGTAAATGCCGTTGGCGGTTTCGATTTTAATGAAGAAAACAAGATTCAATTCGGTGCGAGCGTCAATAACTCTAGACCTAATTACAACTATATATTATATCAAAGTGATTATGCAAACTATAACTGGTACAATCCTCAGTTCGAAAATCAATTTTCCAAAGCAGCCTACGTAGAATTTAATTTGAAAAACATTGCCGATATAAAGGCAGACGTTACTTCGATTTCTAATTATACCTATTTCACAAAGAACGAAAACACCAATGTGAAGCCATTACAATATAATGATGATATAAATTACGTTAGGTTAAAAGCAGGAAGGGAATTCCGTTTTGGCAATTTCGGACTCGATAATACAATAATGTATCAAAATGTCCTTAGCGGAAGTGAGGTCATAAACGTGCCGGAGATAATTACAAGAAACACTCTCTATTATCAAAACCATCTATTTAAGCGAGCCTTATTTCTACAGACGGGTGTCAGCTTTAATTATTTTACTGAATATAATATGAATGGTTATGATTCATTGCTAGCAGAATTCTATGTTCAGAATGATGAAAAGCTAGGTAATTTTCCAAGATTAGATTTTTTTGTGAACGCAAAAATCAGACAAACCCGCATATTTTTGATAGCAGAACACTTCAATTCTTCCTTCACTGGATATAATTTTTTCTCCGCACCAAATTATCCTTATCGTGATTTTTCACTCAGATTTGGCATCGTGTGGGATTTCTTCCTATAA
- a CDS encoding RNase HII encodes MPLKISFSKIDGECGTDEAGRGCLAGPVTAAAVILPKNFRHKLLNDSKQLNEKVRNELRHAIHKKALCFSFFHIWPEEIDKVNILNASIECMHQSIGLLKPIPKFIIVDGNRFKPFPEIPHQTIIKGDSKYLSIAAASIIAKTERDQLMQNLHEEYPMYNWKQNKGYPTLEHREAIREFGITKYHRKSFRLLPEQLKLKL; translated from the coding sequence TTGCCCTTAAAGATTAGCTTTTCAAAAATAGATGGAGAATGCGGGACCGATGAGGCCGGACGTGGTTGTCTGGCAGGACCAGTTACGGCAGCTGCAGTAATTCTACCAAAAAATTTTAGACACAAGCTTCTAAACGATTCTAAGCAGTTAAACGAAAAAGTCAGGAATGAGCTGCGACACGCAATTCATAAGAAAGCGCTTTGCTTTTCTTTTTTTCATATTTGGCCAGAGGAAATTGATAAAGTCAACATATTGAATGCGTCGATAGAATGCATGCATCAATCAATTGGACTTTTAAAACCTATCCCAAAATTTATAATTGTGGATGGCAATCGATTTAAACCGTTTCCTGAAATCCCTCACCAAACAATTATAAAAGGTGATTCTAAATATTTGAGCATCGCTGCAGCCTCCATTATCGCTAAAACGGAAAGGGACCAACTCATGCAAAATCTGCATGAAGAATATCCAATGTATAATTGGAAACAAAATAAAGGTTATCCCACTCTAGAACATCGGGAGGCCATTAGAGAATTTGGGATTACCAAATATCATAGAAAATCATTTAGATTATTGCCAGAGCAGCTTAAATTGAAATTGTAA
- a CDS encoding lipoyl(octanoyl) transferase, whose protein sequence is MNKVVLIEDLGLKDYKETWDYQDQLFRAVVDTKIKNRRENLNSKTKNHLLFVEHPHVYTLGKSGDISNLLLNENQLTAKGATFYKINRGGDITYHGPGQIVGYPILDLENFFTDIHKYLRLLEEMIIKTLAEFNLKAERSKGETGVWLDVGTPFARKICAMGVRASRWVTMHGFALNVNADLGYFDNIIPCGIRGKAVTSLNVELGIEEVEMSLVKQKLLYHFENLFEAELRYKELLQH, encoded by the coding sequence ATGAACAAAGTTGTTTTAATTGAAGATTTGGGACTTAAAGATTACAAGGAAACTTGGGATTATCAGGACCAACTATTTAGGGCCGTCGTCGATACTAAAATCAAGAATAGACGAGAAAATTTAAATTCTAAAACTAAAAATCATCTTCTCTTTGTAGAGCATCCGCACGTCTATACGCTTGGTAAAAGCGGTGATATCTCCAATCTTCTGCTTAATGAAAATCAACTTACGGCGAAAGGCGCAACCTTTTATAAAATCAATCGTGGCGGCGATATTACTTATCACGGGCCTGGTCAAATTGTTGGTTATCCTATTCTAGATTTAGAAAACTTCTTTACCGATATACATAAATATCTTCGTCTCCTAGAAGAAATGATCATTAAAACCCTTGCCGAATTTAATTTGAAAGCCGAACGTAGCAAAGGAGAAACCGGAGTTTGGTTAGATGTTGGAACGCCTTTCGCTAGAAAAATATGCGCGATGGGAGTTAGGGCGAGCAGATGGGTCACCATGCACGGTTTTGCCCTAAATGTCAATGCTGATTTAGGTTATTTCGATAATATTATTCCCTGTGGCATCCGTGGCAAGGCGGTTACCTCTTTAAATGTTGAATTGGGGATTGAAGAAGTTGAAATGTCCTTGGTTAAACAAAAACTTCTTTATCATTTCGAGAATCTGTTTGAAGCAGAACTACGTTATAAAGAATTACTGCAACATTAA
- a CDS encoding Proteolipid membrane potential modulator — MSIWRVILSILCPPLAIIDKGCGSIIIVTILWICGWVPGVIAALIILNNPKR; from the coding sequence ATGAGTATTTGGAGAGTCATCCTATCAATTTTATGTCCGCCATTAGCAATCATTGACAAAGGTTGTGGTTCTATAATCATCGTTACCATATTATGGATTTGTGGTTGGGTGCCGGGTGTAATTGCGGCTTTAATCATCTTAAACAATCCTAAACGTTGA
- a CDS encoding lysyl-tRNA synthetase, class II: MQLSELEIVRRDKLKKLRELGINPYPADLYQVNDFASSVKKDFREGEEVTLAGRLMSRRIQGNASFAELQDSTGRVQLYLNRDEICPDEDKTKYNEVYKKLLDIGDFIGVNGRLFTTKVGEKTVMVNDFTVLSKSLRPLPQPRVDADGKIHDPFTDPEQRYRQRYADLVVNPHVKDVFVKRTKLFNAMRDFFNKAGYFEVETPILQPIPGGAAARPFMTHHNSLDIPLYMRIANELYLKRLIVGGFDGVYEFSKNFRNEGMDRTHNPEFTAMEIYVAYKDYNWMMDFCEKLLEYCATAVNGTTKTTFGKHEIDFKAPYPRVTMADAIKEFTGFDINGKSEAEIRQAAKDLGVDVDDTMGKGKLIDEIFGEKCEGNYIQPTFITDYPKEMSPLCKEHRSNPELTERFELMVCGKEIANAYSELNDPIDQRERFEHQLKLSEKGDDEATQFIDYDFLRALEYGMPPTAGMGIGMDRLIMFLTNNQSIQEVLFFPQMRPERKLPVMTEDEKELFEILKGNSPMELNTLKDASRLSNKKWDKTIKGLTKNGLVKVKKIDDNLIVEIVN; this comes from the coding sequence ATGCAGCTTTCAGAACTAGAAATAGTCCGTCGGGACAAATTGAAAAAATTAAGGGAACTAGGAATTAATCCCTATCCAGCAGACCTTTATCAGGTTAATGATTTTGCATCGAGCGTTAAAAAGGATTTTAGAGAAGGCGAAGAAGTTACTCTAGCAGGTCGCCTAATGTCTCGTAGGATACAAGGAAATGCCAGTTTCGCAGAACTTCAGGATTCTACCGGAAGAGTACAATTATATTTAAATAGAGATGAAATTTGTCCGGACGAGGATAAAACTAAATACAATGAAGTCTATAAAAAACTCTTGGATATTGGAGATTTTATAGGGGTTAACGGAAGACTCTTTACTACCAAAGTTGGCGAAAAAACCGTGATGGTAAATGACTTTACGGTTCTGAGCAAATCGCTGAGACCATTGCCACAACCAAGAGTTGATGCAGATGGGAAAATTCACGATCCATTTACAGACCCAGAACAACGCTATCGGCAGCGTTATGCAGATTTAGTCGTAAATCCGCATGTAAAGGATGTCTTTGTGAAAAGAACAAAACTTTTTAATGCCATGCGAGATTTCTTCAATAAAGCTGGTTATTTTGAAGTTGAAACTCCTATTCTACAACCGATTCCGGGAGGAGCCGCAGCTCGACCATTTATGACGCATCATAATAGTCTGGATATTCCATTATACATGAGGATTGCCAATGAACTATATCTAAAACGCCTTATTGTTGGTGGTTTTGATGGTGTTTATGAATTCTCCAAGAATTTTAGGAATGAAGGAATGGACCGCACCCATAATCCTGAATTTACCGCAATGGAAATCTATGTTGCTTATAAGGACTACAATTGGATGATGGACTTTTGTGAAAAGCTCTTAGAATACTGCGCCACTGCGGTAAACGGAACCACAAAAACCACTTTTGGCAAACATGAGATAGACTTTAAAGCGCCATATCCAAGAGTCACGATGGCCGATGCCATTAAAGAATTCACTGGATTTGATATTAACGGTAAATCTGAAGCTGAAATAAGACAAGCTGCAAAAGATTTGGGAGTTGATGTTGACGACACGATGGGCAAAGGAAAATTGATCGACGAGATTTTTGGCGAAAAATGTGAAGGCAACTATATACAGCCAACTTTCATCACAGATTACCCTAAAGAAATGAGCCCATTATGTAAGGAACACCGCAGCAACCCAGAACTTACGGAACGTTTTGAATTAATGGTTTGCGGTAAAGAAATTGCAAACGCCTATTCTGAACTTAATGACCCAATTGATCAAAGAGAAAGATTTGAGCACCAATTAAAACTTTCAGAAAAAGGTGATGATGAGGCGACTCAATTTATCGATTATGATTTCTTAAGAGCCTTAGAGTACGGTATGCCTCCAACCGCCGGTATGGGGATTGGGATGGACCGATTAATTATGTTCCTTACCAACAATCAATCGATACAAGAAGTGCTGTTCTTTCCTCAGATGAGGCCAGAAAGAAAACTTCCGGTTATGACCGAAGATGAGAAAGAATTATTCGAAATCTTAAAAGGAAATTCACCGATGGAGCTAAATACTCTAAAAGATGCCTCGAGACTTTCAAACAAAAAATGGGACAAAACCATCAAAGGTCTTACTAAAAACGGTTTGGTAAAAGTCAAAAAAATCGACGATAATCTTATTGTTGAAATTGTAAACTAG
- a CDS encoding Uncharacterized membrane protein, with the protein MTFIENPVYVLAVLCLMVILSVYAAKTKFGKKVGAALIVILFTAVLANLNLIPSASNSIPLYDGIFKYLAPISIFYLLLGVNLRSLKKAGAPMIILFIIGSLATTLGILISWFILSPQNVLGEDGRIIAGMLTGTYTGGSVNFNAVALEYNFQERGILYAGTIAVDNVVTTVWIIITLGIPVFLRSFWKDKKIDNSPQHQSRDVEEIINLKSLMCLAFLGIAAYYLSDLISIWFPAIPSIITLSTIGIILAQIPFISKLNGSHILGLYLVYIFLAVIGAYCELSSVIELQEVGLTLLAFTSLAVLIHGLVCIVLGGLVYRDWDMIAIASQANVGGGTTAIALAETFNRKELILPAILVGTLGNALGTYLGFLVVYIL; encoded by the coding sequence ATGACCTTTATTGAGAACCCAGTTTATGTATTAGCTGTATTATGCTTAATGGTCATTCTTTCGGTATATGCCGCTAAAACTAAGTTCGGAAAAAAGGTCGGTGCCGCACTTATAGTTATTCTGTTCACGGCGGTTTTAGCAAATTTAAATCTGATTCCTTCCGCTTCAAATTCGATTCCTCTCTACGACGGGATTTTTAAATATCTCGCCCCGATTTCAATATTTTATTTACTGCTCGGAGTAAATTTAAGGTCACTAAAAAAGGCAGGAGCACCAATGATTATCTTGTTTATAATTGGCTCATTGGCAACAACCCTGGGAATTTTGATTTCGTGGTTTATTCTTTCACCTCAAAACGTTTTGGGTGAAGATGGGCGTATAATTGCCGGAATGTTAACCGGGACATACACTGGTGGTAGCGTTAACTTTAATGCAGTAGCCCTAGAATATAATTTTCAAGAAAGAGGCATTCTATATGCCGGAACGATTGCGGTAGACAACGTTGTTACCACAGTCTGGATTATCATAACGCTTGGGATTCCCGTATTTCTTCGCAGCTTTTGGAAGGATAAAAAAATAGATAACTCTCCGCAGCACCAAAGCCGAGACGTCGAAGAAATAATAAATCTGAAATCTTTAATGTGTTTAGCCTTCTTGGGAATTGCTGCTTATTATCTTTCGGACCTAATTTCAATTTGGTTTCCGGCTATCCCTTCAATAATTACGTTATCCACTATCGGGATAATCCTTGCGCAAATACCATTTATCTCAAAATTGAATGGCTCTCATATTTTGGGTCTTTATCTCGTCTATATTTTTCTTGCGGTCATCGGTGCCTATTGCGAATTGAGTTCGGTTATAGAATTACAAGAAGTTGGATTAACCTTACTTGCATTTACGTCCTTGGCGGTATTGATTCATGGATTAGTTTGTATCGTGTTGGGCGGACTCGTATATCGAGATTGGGATATGATTGCAATTGCAAGCCAAGCCAACGTTGGCGGAGGTACAACTGCAATCGCATTAGCAGAAACATTTAATCGAAAAGAACTGATTCTGCCCGCAATATTAGTCGGAACACTGGGAAATGCCCTTGGGACTTATCTTGGTTTTCTGGTAGTTTATATCTTGTAA